In one Cloacibacillus porcorum genomic region, the following are encoded:
- a CDS encoding bifunctional diguanylate cyclase/phosphodiesterase translates to MKSSRGKVTVSRKLPLFITALVNAALLAAVFFLMGRVQNLLNSDTKINLTEIVTQNKDVITSKLMLEVNNLDLAAKQLADHYNSGKQMKSYFIKFVKQTGDKNLFFALGDGMAVFPDGKELDISGRRYFRLAMEGISNISDQIVSRMNGDNVFIISTPVYHDRKVVGTVQKSYTLPEMYKLCSVSLFSSQGFMYIINDKGYILISSTQNEYSRESDNYFRMLYAENPEAARQLEKDIRANRPGFMETAVGGKKIFSAYTPIDQVYDWYLISSVATNAVSPNASIVIKLFYFILCVIVLICGLSMAYFLHYKNRQGEMFRKIAFVDPITGGSTYAKFTLDMQEVLGEPGDVHYSLFTFDIDNFKYINGLYGFDFGDKVLRRIYEFFAERLNKGEFIARVYSDRFIALLRDRDSRHINHLFSAELQVEEVSVYLSAGLYAIANKNESISLMLDKAKIAAQTVKGIRYKHVAVYSEEFDRRMIHDEQTKRAIESALANDEIIPFFQPKVDIKTGRLTGAEALARWRRSDGQLVPPGEFIPVCERTGLVVALDLKIFEKTLEFLAAQMKKQVRTLPVSVNFSRAHFMTANFIDKLTDRLRKYSVPPELIEVELTETDFIADKDMVGKFIEELHANGLAIAMDDFGSGYSSLNMLKDIPIDVLKIDQGFLREDTDSERQRAIFAAIAQMASKLQIKIVVEGVETLENVEMMREYGCFIAQGYYYAKPMDRAAFEKLLEVGKICPEK, encoded by the coding sequence ATGAAAAGCTCCAGAGGAAAGGTAACAGTTTCCAGAAAGCTGCCGCTGTTTATAACAGCGCTGGTAAACGCAGCGCTCCTTGCCGCGGTATTTTTTCTCATGGGCAGGGTACAGAATCTGCTCAATTCCGATACTAAGATCAACTTGACAGAGATAGTAACCCAAAATAAAGACGTTATTACAAGCAAGCTGATGCTCGAGGTCAATAACCTTGATCTTGCCGCGAAACAGCTGGCCGATCACTATAACAGCGGAAAACAGATGAAGTCCTATTTTATAAAGTTTGTCAAACAGACCGGTGATAAAAATTTGTTCTTCGCGTTGGGGGACGGTATGGCGGTCTTTCCAGACGGAAAAGAGCTGGACATCTCAGGAAGACGTTATTTCAGACTGGCTATGGAGGGAATCAGCAATATATCGGATCAAATCGTGTCAAGAATGAATGGAGACAACGTCTTTATCATCAGCACGCCAGTGTATCATGATAGGAAAGTCGTTGGCACGGTACAGAAGTCATATACACTGCCTGAGATGTACAAGCTATGTTCCGTATCTCTTTTTTCCTCGCAGGGGTTCATGTATATCATAAACGACAAGGGATATATACTCATCAGCTCCACACAGAATGAGTACAGCCGCGAGTCGGATAATTATTTCCGCATGCTTTACGCTGAAAATCCAGAGGCGGCAAGGCAGCTTGAAAAAGATATCCGTGCAAATAGACCGGGTTTTATGGAGACAGCCGTAGGCGGGAAAAAGATATTCTCTGCCTATACGCCGATCGATCAGGTATACGACTGGTATCTCATTTCGAGTGTTGCAACTAATGCCGTCTCTCCGAATGCAAGTATCGTGATAAAGCTCTTCTACTTCATCCTTTGCGTTATCGTACTGATTTGCGGACTCAGCATGGCCTATTTCCTCCACTATAAAAACCGGCAGGGCGAAATGTTCAGAAAGATAGCTTTCGTCGACCCGATAACCGGCGGCAGCACTTACGCAAAGTTCACCTTAGATATGCAGGAAGTGCTTGGAGAGCCAGGAGATGTCCACTACAGCCTCTTTACTTTTGACATCGATAATTTTAAATATATAAACGGACTCTACGGCTTCGATTTCGGCGACAAAGTCCTTCGCCGTATCTATGAGTTTTTCGCAGAACGCCTGAACAAGGGAGAGTTCATCGCACGCGTTTACAGCGACCGCTTTATCGCGCTGCTGAGGGACAGAGATTCCAGGCACATCAACCATCTCTTCTCCGCCGAACTGCAGGTAGAAGAGGTATCGGTCTACCTTTCCGCTGGACTGTATGCGATCGCCAACAAAAATGAAAGCATCAGCCTGATGCTTGACAAGGCAAAGATAGCAGCACAGACAGTCAAGGGAATCCGTTATAAGCATGTGGCCGTCTATTCGGAGGAATTTGACCGACGTATGATACACGACGAGCAGACTAAGCGCGCAATAGAGTCAGCTTTAGCCAACGACGAGATCATACCCTTTTTCCAGCCAAAGGTCGATATCAAAACAGGAAGACTGACTGGCGCGGAGGCGCTTGCGCGCTGGCGCAGGAGCGACGGGCAGCTCGTACCCCCTGGAGAGTTTATCCCTGTCTGCGAACGGACGGGACTTGTCGTCGCGCTTGATCTGAAAATATTTGAAAAAACGTTGGAATTTCTTGCAGCGCAGATGAAAAAACAAGTCCGTACGCTGCCGGTTTCTGTTAACTTTTCACGGGCGCATTTCATGACCGCCAATTTCATTGATAAATTGACAGACAGACTGCGTAAATACAGCGTTCCTCCCGAACTTATTGAAGTAGAACTTACAGAAACAGACTTCATTGCGGACAAGGATATGGTCGGTAAGTTTATTGAAGAGCTGCACGCCAATGGGCTCGCCATTGCTATGGATGATTTTGGTTCCGGCTATTCATCGCTGAACATGCTCAAAGATATTCCGATCGACGTCCTAAAAATCGACCAGGGATTCCTGAGAGAGG